The following are from one region of the Natrinema sp. HArc-T2 genome:
- a CDS encoding arsenite methyltransferase: protein MTNETSSTEVDTDELSAAEQRRIVRDRYGEIATSSSSCCGDTGASSCCSDRSSDRAEYDDQSRLLGYADEELDAVESGANLGLDCGNPTAITSLEDGATVLDLGSGAGFDCFLAAREVGLDGQVIGVDMTPEMIEKARENITKNDATNVEFRLGEIEHLPVADESVDVILSNCVVNLSPDKSQVFSEAFRVLRPGGRLAISDVVQTTQFPEAVQQDPASVAGCVAGASPISEVESILDEVGFTAISIDPQEESEAFIRDWDDERDVSDYIVSATIEGKKPNH, encoded by the coding sequence ATGACTAATGAGACATCGTCGACAGAAGTCGACACCGACGAGCTGAGCGCAGCGGAACAGCGGCGTATCGTGCGAGACCGATACGGCGAGATCGCCACCAGTTCATCGTCCTGTTGTGGCGATACGGGAGCGAGTTCCTGCTGTAGCGATCGCAGCTCTGACAGAGCAGAGTACGATGATCAGTCACGCCTGCTCGGCTACGCCGACGAGGAACTCGATGCCGTCGAATCCGGTGCAAACTTGGGCCTCGACTGTGGCAACCCGACCGCGATTACGAGTCTCGAAGACGGCGCGACCGTTCTCGATCTCGGCTCCGGAGCGGGGTTCGATTGTTTCCTCGCCGCTCGAGAAGTCGGTCTGGACGGTCAAGTCATCGGGGTCGATATGACGCCGGAGATGATCGAGAAGGCCCGTGAGAACATCACAAAGAACGACGCGACGAACGTGGAGTTTCGACTCGGTGAGATCGAACACCTCCCAGTCGCTGATGAATCCGTTGACGTGATTCTGTCGAACTGTGTCGTGAACCTCTCGCCGGACAAGTCACAAGTGTTCAGCGAAGCGTTTCGTGTGCTTCGACCAGGGGGACGGCTCGCTATCTCTGACGTCGTGCAAACCACACAGTTCCCGGAAGCGGTCCAGCAGGATCCAGCTTCCGTAGCCGGGTGTGTCGCAGGCGCGTCACCGATCTCCGAGGTCGAATCGATACTGGACGAGGTGGGCTTCACTGCAATCTCGATCGACCCACAAGAAGAGAGTGAGGCGTTCATCCGCGACTGGGACGATGAACGGGATGTCAGTGACTACATCGTCTCTGCGACCATCGAAGGAAAGAAACCGAACCACTGA
- the cobS gene encoding adenosylcobinamide-GDP ribazoletransferase: MAVIGRWVGAVRGALGFLTRLPIGTRDGDWHAFRATPAAFPIAGLIAGALAAVPLLAGETLAAPTVALGYLLAVYAVMGIHHLDGVADLGDALVVHGDQERRREVLKDTTTGVGALLSVSVTVAALALGGLGLAGLPVRAAIGVAVCAEVGTKLGMAALACFGNAVTEGMGKQFTDGAAAGSFLAPAVIALTVVAIGQSALGAVAFCGAVAGVGLPWYWATRQLGGINGDIFGAANEIGRIAGIHLGVIAWTLS; encoded by the coding sequence GTGGCAGTGATCGGTCGCTGGGTCGGTGCCGTCCGCGGGGCACTGGGATTTCTTACGCGACTCCCGATCGGCACCCGCGATGGCGACTGGCACGCGTTCCGGGCGACGCCGGCGGCGTTTCCGATCGCTGGGCTCATTGCGGGCGCGCTGGCGGCGGTCCCGTTGCTCGCCGGAGAGACGCTCGCAGCACCGACCGTGGCGCTTGGCTACCTGCTGGCGGTGTACGCCGTGATGGGAATCCACCATCTCGACGGCGTCGCGGATCTGGGCGATGCGCTGGTCGTCCACGGCGATCAGGAACGTCGCCGCGAGGTACTCAAGGATACGACGACCGGTGTCGGCGCGCTGCTGTCGGTGTCGGTCACCGTCGCCGCGCTGGCACTCGGCGGGCTCGGACTGGCCGGCCTTCCCGTCCGCGCGGCCATCGGCGTCGCGGTCTGTGCCGAAGTCGGGACCAAACTCGGGATGGCCGCGCTCGCCTGTTTCGGTAACGCAGTCACCGAGGGTATGGGCAAGCAGTTCACCGATGGCGCCGCTGCCGGGTCGTTTCTCGCACCCGCAGTCATCGCCCTCACCGTGGTCGCCATCGGCCAGTCGGCACTCGGTGCGGTCGCGTTCTGTGGGGCCGTCGCCGGTGTCGGCCTCCCCTGGTACTGGGCAACCCGCCAGCTCGGGGGCATCAACGGCGACATCTTCGGCGCGGCAAACGAGATCGGTCGCATCGCTGGCATCCATCTGGGGGTGATCGCGTGGACGCTCTCGTGA
- a CDS encoding NTP transferase domain-containing protein, with the protein MCGGKGTRLESAHEKPLHPIAGTPMVDRVLSGLAASRLETIYTAVSPNAPETRAHLEATDGVTTIETAGEGYVADLMSLLERPDLSPPLLTVAADLPLLEAPVVDRVLEAHGDSDASRTVCVPVALKRRLGVSIDTRFESADHLAPTGVNVVGTASDSTSMIDVHYDTRLAVNVNRLEDARIAADRLARSAEGR; encoded by the coding sequence ATGTGTGGCGGGAAAGGCACGCGCCTCGAGAGCGCCCACGAAAAGCCGCTGCACCCGATCGCCGGGACGCCGATGGTCGACCGCGTCCTGTCTGGGCTCGCGGCCAGCCGGCTCGAGACGATCTATACCGCCGTCTCGCCGAACGCGCCGGAGACGCGGGCGCATCTCGAGGCAACCGACGGCGTGACGACGATCGAGACGGCTGGCGAGGGTTACGTGGCCGATTTGATGAGCCTACTCGAGCGACCCGACCTCTCTCCGCCGCTTCTGACGGTCGCAGCAGATCTCCCGCTGCTCGAGGCCCCGGTCGTCGACCGCGTGCTCGAAGCACACGGCGACAGCGACGCCTCGCGGACCGTCTGCGTCCCCGTGGCACTCAAACGACGGCTCGGCGTTAGCATCGATACCCGATTCGAGTCAGCTGACCACCTCGCGCCGACCGGGGTCAACGTCGTCGGCACCGCATCCGATTCCACATCCATGATCGACGTACACTACGACACACGACTTGCAGTGAACGTGAACCGGCTCGAAGACGCACGGATCGCAGCCGATCGACTGGCCCGGTCGGCGGAGGGCCGCTAA
- a CDS encoding adenosylcobinamide amidohydrolase — MTDTEQAYSAIRRDGVLQVSRPETEWLSTGWNGGRCTADCVYNVSVPEDWERTDLGAYVDERLERAGFDPTAADATGPALLTGVDIGDACGARCGPVTAYATAGVSNPAALPIEPETSLDADGTMGEAVETDLEPGRGTVNVIVGTTRALAPGALANLIAVAAEAKATTLLAETGFPGTTTDAVVVGHDPSGPPAEFSGSGTEVGAATRACVRDALREALRVHYTDSDVTCPDSVSDAVYGVSTDTRAEVFHPPAADEAIEPES, encoded by the coding sequence ATGACTGACACCGAGCAAGCCTACAGTGCGATCCGACGGGATGGCGTCCTGCAGGTCAGCCGACCGGAGACGGAGTGGCTGTCGACCGGCTGGAACGGCGGTCGCTGTACGGCAGACTGTGTGTACAATGTCTCGGTCCCCGAGGACTGGGAACGAACCGATCTCGGCGCGTACGTCGACGAACGCCTCGAGCGCGCGGGGTTCGACCCGACCGCCGCTGACGCGACCGGGCCGGCACTGCTGACCGGCGTCGACATCGGCGATGCTTGCGGTGCGCGCTGTGGCCCCGTCACGGCCTACGCGACAGCCGGGGTGTCGAACCCTGCCGCGTTGCCGATAGAGCCCGAGACCAGTCTCGATGCGGACGGGACCATGGGTGAGGCAGTCGAGACCGACCTCGAGCCGGGCCGCGGCACCGTCAACGTCATCGTCGGAACGACGCGGGCGCTGGCACCCGGTGCGCTGGCGAACCTGATCGCGGTCGCGGCGGAGGCGAAAGCGACGACGTTGCTCGCCGAAACCGGGTTTCCGGGGACGACCACGGACGCGGTCGTCGTCGGTCATGACCCGTCCGGCCCGCCGGCGGAGTTTTCGGGCAGCGGGACCGAGGTCGGCGCGGCAACCCGTGCCTGCGTCCGGGACGCGCTTCGGGAAGCGCTGCGTGTCCATTATACGGACAGCGACGTCACCTGTCCTGACTCGGTTTCGGACGCAGTCTACGGCGTGTCGACTGATACTCGAGCCGAGGTCTTCCACCCACCAGCCGCGGACGAAGCTATCGAACCGGAATCTTAA
- the cobT gene encoding nicotinate mononucleotide-dependent phosphoribosyltransferase CobT encodes MRVLLAAGTTETALIDGISAAGAAPELMAHTPSADVEILTYGEPTAAPVTPVSPTGCPTPAAVTRAVREVVDFDLAVIDAGLAKSTAAPTVDLDVQPGVDVRESAAVPDANATFDRAYDYGASLPDDEVMIGETVPGGTTTALGVLTALGEPAGVSSSLPENPIERKRRVVDEALAESDLEAGDCEGAPLEAIEAVGDPVQPTVAGIAAGALEAGTDVTLAGGTQMVAVAALLRHAGIDADLSIATTSFVADEQGDRLAETCDHLGCELTVTDPGFDEGNHVAMERYCAGEAKEGVAMGGALSLVPNDRMSEVRDRLEAVCDRLGIENDASAPSEESSGS; translated from the coding sequence ATGCGGGTCCTGCTCGCCGCCGGAACGACCGAGACGGCGCTGATCGACGGCATCAGCGCTGCCGGCGCCGCCCCCGAGCTGATGGCACACACCCCCTCGGCTGACGTCGAGATCCTCACCTACGGCGAGCCGACTGCGGCGCCGGTGACGCCGGTGAGCCCGACCGGCTGTCCGACGCCTGCAGCCGTAACCCGCGCGGTGCGGGAGGTCGTCGACTTCGACCTCGCGGTGATCGACGCGGGACTTGCCAAGTCGACGGCCGCGCCGACGGTCGATCTCGACGTCCAGCCGGGCGTCGATGTCCGCGAATCAGCGGCCGTCCCCGATGCAAACGCCACATTCGACCGGGCCTACGACTATGGCGCGAGCCTGCCCGACGACGAGGTCATGATCGGCGAGACCGTCCCCGGCGGGACGACCACCGCACTCGGCGTCCTTACCGCACTCGGCGAGCCGGCTGGCGTCTCCTCGTCGCTACCCGAGAACCCGATCGAGCGCAAGCGACGGGTCGTCGACGAGGCGCTGGCCGAAAGCGACCTCGAGGCCGGCGACTGCGAGGGCGCACCGCTCGAGGCCATCGAAGCTGTCGGCGACCCCGTCCAGCCGACGGTGGCCGGTATCGCTGCAGGTGCGCTCGAGGCAGGCACTGACGTGACGCTGGCCGGCGGCACGCAGATGGTCGCCGTCGCGGCCCTGTTGCGCCACGCCGGGATCGACGCGGACCTGTCGATCGCGACCACCTCGTTCGTCGCCGACGAGCAGGGCGACCGGCTCGCCGAGACCTGCGACCACCTCGGCTGCGAGCTGACTGTCACCGACCCCGGCTTCGACGAGGGCAACCACGTCGCGATGGAACGCTACTGTGCCGGCGAGGCCAAAGAGGGCGTCGCGATGGGCGGCGCGCTCTCGCTGGTCCCCAACGATCGGATGAGCGAGGTCAGAGACCGACTCGAGGCGGTCTGTGACCGGCTCGGCATCGAAAACGACGCCAGTGCTCCTTCGGAGGAGTCCAGTGGATCCTGA
- a CDS encoding fumarylacetoacetate hydrolase family protein — translation MKLARIATDDGPVAGRYEDGVVHTDDGVYEVGTDADFLPPCEPSALYCVGRNFAATIDQMEYERPDEPDFFIKPPASLVGHEDPIPYPAFSDEVTYAGELAAVIDEPCRNLSEDEVPEVVRGYTIMNDMDALDQGGRTPRKAFDASGPLGPWIETAVDPTAIDMYTDVAGERRQEANTELMLFDPYEIISHLSRRVTFRPGDVVSFGSPANPGLVEPGDTVEITYEGVGTLRNTVVDSSDREKLALEGETVRS, via the coding sequence ATGAAACTCGCGCGGATCGCGACGGACGATGGACCGGTCGCCGGACGATACGAGGACGGTGTCGTGCACACGGACGATGGCGTCTACGAGGTCGGAACGGACGCTGACTTCCTGCCACCTTGCGAGCCGTCGGCGTTGTACTGTGTCGGACGAAACTTCGCGGCGACGATCGACCAGATGGAGTACGAACGGCCCGACGAACCCGACTTCTTCATCAAGCCGCCGGCGTCGCTCGTCGGCCACGAGGACCCGATTCCCTATCCTGCGTTCAGCGACGAGGTGACCTACGCCGGCGAGCTCGCGGCCGTGATCGACGAACCCTGTCGGAATCTCTCCGAAGACGAGGTGCCGGAGGTCGTCCGCGGCTACACGATCATGAACGATATGGACGCGCTCGACCAGGGTGGGCGAACGCCCCGCAAGGCCTTCGATGCCTCCGGCCCACTCGGCCCGTGGATCGAGACCGCCGTCGATCCGACCGCGATCGACATGTACACCGACGTCGCCGGCGAGCGCCGCCAGGAAGCCAACACCGAACTAATGTTGTTCGACCCCTACGAGATCATCTCGCACCTCTCGCGGCGCGTCACCTTCCGCCCCGGCGACGTGGTTTCGTTCGGCAGTCCAGCGAATCCCGGCCTCGTCGAACCCGGCGACACCGTCGAGATCACCTACGAGGGCGTCGGCACGCTCCGGAATACCGTCGTCGACTCGAGCGATCGGGAGAAATTGGCGCTCGAGGGCGAGACGGTTCGTTCGTAG
- a CDS encoding ArsR/SmtB family transcription factor — MVGQRSNGDSTQSSSQQPSCCGDAGHSLSEQELAADIQTLAAIGNETRYEALQIIAAADNGACGCELEPALGVSQGAVSQALSRLYAAGLVTRRKDGRWRYYSATARAERLLDVLDETRTITND; from the coding sequence ATGGTGGGGCAGAGATCGAACGGTGACTCGACTCAATCTTCGTCTCAGCAGCCGTCCTGCTGTGGTGACGCTGGCCACTCCCTGTCCGAACAGGAACTGGCGGCTGACATCCAGACGCTCGCTGCGATCGGGAACGAGACCAGATACGAGGCACTTCAGATTATCGCGGCGGCTGATAACGGTGCCTGCGGCTGTGAATTGGAGCCCGCCCTTGGTGTCAGTCAGGGAGCGGTCAGTCAGGCCCTCTCACGGTTGTATGCCGCAGGACTCGTCACGCGGCGCAAGGACGGTCGATGGCGATACTACAGTGCGACAGCACGCGCCGAACGACTGCTAGATGTGCTCGATGAAACGAGAACGATTACCAATGACTAA
- the cbiB gene encoding adenosylcobinamide-phosphate synthase CbiB — MALTSLAVIGLAVSLDLLFGEPPTAFHPVAWFGRLVDALDRKWHETDRGQRLAGVGIAALAPLVPAAIAGGAVFAASSFHPMAGGIAAAVVLFLTTSLRALLELTRDIVAATDGDIADVRTRIRGLVGRDASALSAAELRSAAVESAAENLADGLVATLLPFAVLAPVSLPAAAAVAAWVKGVNTLDSMLGYPSKPVGTASARLDDAVMYLPARLSAVTIAVAAANPLALARASQWARMPPSPNSGWPMATLACALAIRLEKPDVYVLNPDAALPTLTDGERAVSLVGRAAIVSLVVAVALAVLVAEGAALEASRHVATGVGIAWQ; from the coding sequence GTGGCGCTGACGTCGCTTGCGGTCATCGGGCTGGCGGTCAGTCTCGATCTGCTGTTTGGCGAGCCGCCAACTGCGTTCCATCCAGTGGCGTGGTTCGGTCGGCTCGTCGACGCCCTCGACCGGAAGTGGCACGAGACCGATCGCGGGCAGCGACTGGCCGGCGTCGGAATCGCCGCCCTTGCCCCACTCGTCCCTGCCGCCATCGCCGGTGGAGCCGTCTTCGCGGCGTCGTCGTTCCATCCGATGGCCGGCGGAATTGCCGCCGCAGTTGTCCTCTTTCTGACGACCAGCCTTCGAGCACTGCTCGAGTTGACCCGGGATATCGTCGCGGCCACCGACGGCGACATAGCCGACGTTCGCACGCGGATCCGCGGGCTGGTCGGTCGGGACGCATCGGCGCTGTCAGCCGCCGAGCTTCGCAGCGCTGCCGTCGAGAGCGCGGCTGAAAACCTCGCTGACGGGCTGGTCGCCACGTTGCTGCCGTTTGCAGTCCTCGCGCCGGTTTCGCTGCCAGCCGCTGCGGCGGTCGCCGCGTGGGTCAAAGGTGTCAACACGCTCGATTCGATGCTCGGCTACCCTTCCAAGCCCGTCGGGACCGCGAGCGCGCGCCTGGACGACGCCGTGATGTATCTTCCCGCCCGGCTCTCGGCGGTCACGATCGCCGTCGCCGCGGCGAACCCGCTCGCGCTCGCACGCGCCAGCCAGTGGGCGCGAATGCCGCCGTCGCCGAATTCCGGCTGGCCGATGGCGACGCTGGCCTGTGCGTTGGCGATCCGCCTCGAGAAGCCGGATGTCTACGTCCTCAATCCCGATGCTGCTCTCCCAACGCTGACCGATGGCGAACGTGCCGTCTCACTCGTTGGACGGGCAGCGATCGTCTCGCTGGTCGTTGCCGTCGCGCTCGCGGTGCTCGTTGCAGAGGGGGCAGCGCTCGAGGCGAGTCGCCACGTGGCCACGGGGGTGGGCATCGCGTGGCAGTGA
- a CDS encoding histidinol-phosphate transaminase, protein MDPEAIRTGSRVPHGGETDRELLDFSANTNPRVPAGVDDVYAAALEASRRYPDDDYPAYRDAAASFVGCDPEQVIPTPGGLAAIRLAMESTLEPGDEALVPYPSFGEYAREVRLQGATPRFVRYDDLHELGPSVLEPCSLAVVCTPNNPTGDAISPDALETLVDRCGDADMTLLVDEAFLGFTDRSSAAELGRNHVIVARSLTKLFGLPGLRAGFAVARGTRRDALATARRAWSLGTPAARVGTHCLRQDEFVRETRERVASERERMREALEQRFDVHPSDAPYLLCDVGDRDVGTVIADARAAGVAIRDATTFRALDSHIRVAIKDRAANDRLLGALGVGDADDSPADR, encoded by the coding sequence GTGGATCCTGAAGCGATCCGAACCGGCTCGCGGGTCCCCCACGGTGGCGAGACAGATCGCGAGCTGCTGGACTTCTCGGCCAACACCAACCCCCGAGTGCCCGCGGGCGTCGACGACGTGTACGCGGCCGCACTCGAGGCGTCGCGGCGTTATCCGGACGACGACTACCCGGCATACCGAGATGCGGCAGCGTCGTTCGTCGGCTGCGACCCCGAGCAGGTGATCCCGACCCCCGGCGGACTCGCCGCGATCCGGCTGGCGATGGAGAGTACCCTCGAGCCCGGCGACGAGGCGCTAGTTCCCTACCCGAGTTTCGGCGAGTACGCCCGTGAGGTCCGCCTACAGGGGGCGACACCACGATTCGTGCGCTACGACGACCTACACGAACTCGGCCCCTCCGTACTCGAGCCGTGTTCGCTGGCAGTGGTCTGTACGCCGAACAATCCGACCGGCGATGCGATCTCGCCGGACGCACTCGAGACGCTCGTCGATCGGTGTGGGGACGCCGACATGACCCTGTTGGTCGACGAGGCGTTTCTCGGCTTCACCGACCGGTCGTCTGCAGCCGAACTGGGGCGCAACCACGTTATCGTCGCGCGCTCGCTCACCAAACTGTTCGGCCTGCCGGGGCTTCGCGCTGGCTTTGCCGTCGCACGCGGCACACGGCGAGACGCGCTTGCGACCGCCCGCCGCGCGTGGTCGCTCGGCACGCCGGCGGCTCGCGTCGGCACACACTGTCTCCGACAGGACGAGTTCGTCCGCGAGACCCGCGAGCGCGTCGCAAGCGAACGCGAGCGGATGCGCGAAGCGCTCGAACAGCGATTCGACGTTCATCCGTCGGACGCGCCTTATCTCCTCTGTGATGTCGGCGACCGCGACGTGGGAACGGTGATCGCCGACGCGCGAGCCGCCGGCGTGGCGATTCGGGACGCGACGACCTTCCGCGCGCTCGACTCGCATATCCGCGTCGCCATCAAGGATCGTGCGGCCAACGACCGCCTACTGGGCGCACTGGGCGTTGGCGACGCTGACGACAGCCCAGCCGACCGCTGA